The genomic region TTGGCAAAACTTACAATTTTCCCGGTTTTATCGGCATAGATAATATCCAGACCGATTCGGGTATTTTTCATGTAAAAAGTCCTTATCTGCTCATCGGGGAAAATAAACAGCATGGAGTTGTTTTCTTCCATGTGACTTCTGTACATCAGTCCCTGTTGGGTGTGGAAATCGTCCTCGGCTATTTCGGTGTTTAGGTTGATAATTGTACCTTCTTTAGCCGATATTATCGATAAATCGGCATCTTTCCTGAATGGAATTTCAACCTTGCGCACTTTGGTCTTAGCACTTTGTTGTTTCTTATCTCCAGGTAAGCTGCTAAATATATATGCTGCTCCAAATGCAAGCACTAAAAAGGCAGAAATGTATCCTAAATACTTATTCTTATTATTTCTTTTTGGCATAATTGTAAATTCTGTTTTTCGATGAGTACATAAGATATACTCCTATTAAAATTAGCGGAATACTCAGTAGCTGTCCCATGTTCATCGCCATATTATCTTCAAAAGCTTCCTGGTTTTCCTTAACGAATTCAACCAAAAATCTAACCGACCAAAGCATCACTAAGAATACACCGAAAATATATCCCAGGTATTTCTTCTTATCTGTTTTCCAGAAAAGGAAATACAGAACCACAAATGTTATCAGATATCCTAACGATTCGTATATCTGCGATGGGTGACGTGGCGTCATAGGATCGGCTACATATGCATTTTTAAATACAAATGCCCACGGCAGGTCACTCGCCTTTCCAATTATTTCGGAATTCATCAGATTACCCAGTCTGATAAAAACTCCGGCAAGTGCAACCGTAATTCCCATTCTGTCGAGCAACCACAATGGCGGTTGTTTTATAACTTTTTTAGCAAAGTAGATGAAAGTCAGTATCATGGCTATTGCTGCCCCGTGGCTTGCCAATCCTCCATGCCAGATCTTTATAATTTCTCCGGGATGTTGTGAGTAGTAATCCCAGTCATAAAAAAACACATGACCCAATCGGGCACCAATTATCATCGAAATCATCGAATACATGAAAAGAGAATCGAGATATTCCTGTTTAATTTTCTCATCGATGAAAATTTTCTTCATTATCTGATACCCCAAAATGTATGCTAAGGCAAACATCAGACTGTAATATCTGATTTCAAAATTTCCGATTTCTATACCTTTTGGGACATCCCAAACAATTGATAGTAGGGTCATTATTTTTTTATATTAAGATTCTTGGTTTTAATTTTTGGTTCCGGCACCGGATCGTGTCCGTGACCTCCCCAGGGGTTGCAACTTACGATTCTTTTTATTGAAAGCCAACCTCCATGAAAAACACCGTGCTTTTGCAATGCTTCAATAGTATAAGTAGAGCAAGTTGGTGTATATCTGCAATTTGAACCCAAATATGGAGATATAGCTACTTTGTAGAACTTTACAAACCAAATAAACGGTATTGCAAGCATTTTTGATAGGCTCATTTTATAGTCGTTATTTATATAATGTCATTCCCTGCCTTCATACCTTTGGCAGGCAGGCGACCGGAGCTTTAGCGTAGTGGAGGAATCTCATGATATTATTCAGATACTATTATGAGATATCTCGACTCCGCTAAAGCTTCGCTCGATATGACGGTAAATTTAATTCACTGAGAACGTCGTTCCTTCCTTACCATCCTTAAGCTGAATACCCAAATCTATCAGCTTATCGCGTATTTCATCAGAAAGAGCCCAGTTTTTATCGTTTCTTGC from Bacteroidota bacterium harbors:
- the yidD gene encoding membrane protein insertion efficiency factor YidD, with the protein product MSLSKMLAIPFIWFVKFYKVAISPYLGSNCRYTPTCSTYTIEALQKHGVFHGGWLSIKRIVSCNPWGGHGHDPVPEPKIKTKNLNIKK
- a CDS encoding DUF192 domain-containing protein, whose amino-acid sequence is MPKRNNKNKYLGYISAFLVLAFGAAYIFSSLPGDKKQQSAKTKVRKVEIPFRKDADLSIISAKEGTIINLNTEIAEDDFHTQQGLMYRSHMEENNSMLFIFPDEQIRTFYMKNTRIGLDIIYADKTGKIVSFA
- the lgt gene encoding prolipoprotein diacylglyceryl transferase, whose product is MTLLSIVWDVPKGIEIGNFEIRYYSLMFALAYILGYQIMKKIFIDEKIKQEYLDSLFMYSMISMIIGARLGHVFFYDWDYYSQHPGEIIKIWHGGLASHGAAIAMILTFIYFAKKVIKQPPLWLLDRMGITVALAGVFIRLGNLMNSEIIGKASDLPWAFVFKNAYVADPMTPRHPSQIYESLGYLITFVVLYFLFWKTDKKKYLGYIFGVFLVMLWSVRFLVEFVKENQEAFEDNMAMNMGQLLSIPLILIGVYLMYSSKNRIYNYAKKK